The following coding sequences are from one Stigmatopora nigra isolate UIUO_SnigA chromosome 10, RoL_Snig_1.1, whole genome shotgun sequence window:
- the ppfia4 gene encoding liprin-alpha-4 isoform X7, translating to MMCEVMPTINEGDSAGPPRGAGNVPNGSEQEANFEQLMVNMLDERDKLLESLRETQETLIQSQTKLQGALHERDVLQRQINAALPQEFATLTKELNICREQLLEKEEEISELKAERNNTRLLLEHLECLVSRHERSLRMTVVKRQAPPPSGVSSEVEVLKALKSLFEHHKALDEKVRERLRVALERVSTLEGQLSTTTQELSIVRQRKDGDSVERTEGSKPSWKRLPNGSIDVHDDGSRASELQELLDRTSKELAQSREHSSSLNGRVAELEAELASARRELSRSEEMSIKQQREQREREDMEERITTLEKRYLAAQRETTHIHDLNDKLENELATKDSLHRQSEEKVRQLQEMLEMAEQRLAQTMRKAETLPEVEAELAQRVAALSKAEERHGNVEERLRQLESQLEEKNQELGRARQREKMNEEHNKRLSDTVDRLLTESNERLQLHLKERMAALEDKNSLIQDLENCQKQLEEFHHTRERLIGEIEKLRNEIDHLKRRSGAFGDGSSSHPRSHLGSASDLRFSVVEGQDGHYSTTVIRRAQKGRLSALRDDPNKDYSSLRGSVSHLLGSDIEGESDLDDDVSSAMLSPSGQSDAQTLALMLQEQLDAINEEIRMIQVERESADLRSDEIESRMNSGSMDGLNVTLRPRALPTSATAQSLASSSSPPNSGHSTPKHHSRNTSHQLGIMTLPSDLRKHRRKVASPVEVDKATIKCETSPPSSPRSLRLETNFAQFTGSLEDGRGKQKKGIKSSIGRLFGKKEKGGRMEPTREFAREGPQLAVLTDSDMAVGDTMTLGKLGTQAERDRRMKKKHELLEDARKRGLPFAQWDGPTVVSWLELWVGMPAWYVAACRANVKSGAIMSALSDTEIQREIGISNPLHRLKLRLAIQEMVSLTSPSAPLTSRTSSGNVWVTHEEMENLASSSKATLAYGDMNHEWIGNEWLPSLGLPQYRSYFMECLVDARMLDHLTKKDLRSHLKMVDSFHRASLQYGIMCLKRLNYDRKELERRRENSQHDMKDVLVWTNEQVIHWVQSIGLREYSGNLLESGIHGALVSLDETFDYSSVALILQIPMQNTQARQVLDREFNNLLALGTDRRLEEGGDDKTFRRSPSWRKRFRAREGGAGLGMMAGSMETLPAGFRMPSMSMPPSMNLMPRKQIQPEAPPPASPRLDPSTVRTYSC from the exons GAGTTCGCCACCCTTACCAAGGAACTCAACATATGTCGAGAGCAGCTgctggagaaagaggaggaaatATCGGAGCTGAAAGCTGAAAGGAACAACACCAGA CTGCTTCTGGAGCACCTGGAGTGTTTGGTGTCTCGTCACGAACGCAGTCTTAGGATGACGGTTGTTAAAAGACAGGCCCCCCCACCATCTGGAGTCTCCAGTGAAGTTGAGGTCCTCAAAGCCCTCAAGTCGTTGTTTGAACATCACAAGGCCCTGGATGAAAAG GTACGTGAGAGGCTTCGGGTGGCCCTGGAGAGGGTATCCACCTTGGAAGGACAGTTGTCAACTACCACACAAGAG ctGAGCATAGTGAGACAAAGGAAGGATGGTGACTCAGTGGAGCGGACAGAGGGATCCAAACCTTCATGGAAG AGACTACCCAATGGCTCCATAGATGTCCATGATGATGGCAGCCGAGCGTCTGAGCTTCAAGAACTGCTAGATCGGACCAGTAAGGAACTGGCCCAGAGTCGCGAGCACTCCTCCTCCCTCAATGGGCGTGTGGCCGAGCTGGAGGCCGAACTCGCCAGCGCACGGCGAGAGCTGAGTCGCAGCGAGGAGATGTCAATCAAACAGCAGAGGGAGCAGAGAGAG AGAGAAGACATGGAGGAAAGAATAACAACGTTGGAAAAACGTTACCTTGCCGCACAGCGCGAAACCACACACATCCACGACCTTAATGACAAGCTGGAGAACGAACTGGCCACTAAGGACTCCCTGCACAGACAG AGTGAAGAGAAGGTGCGCCAGCTGCAGGAAATGCTGGAGATGGCAGAGCAGAGGTTGGCTCAAACCATGAGGAAGGCCGAGACTCTGCCCGAGGTAGAGGCTGAACTGGCACAGCGAGTGGCAGCACTGTCCAAG GCTGAGGAGCGCCATGGCAACGTGGAGGAGCGCCTTAGACAGCTGGAGTCTCAACTCGAGGAGAAGAACCAAGAACTAGGAAGG GCTCGTCAGCGGGAGAAGATGAATGAAGAACACAACAAACGTTTATCTGACACGGTGGACCGTCTCCTCACCGAGTCCAATGAACGGCTGCAGCTCCATTTGAAAGAACGCATGGCTGCACTGGAGGACAAG AACTCTCTTATTCAAGATCTGGAGAACTGCCAGAAACAGCTGGAAGAGTTTCACCATACACGG GAACGTCTGATTGGCGAGATTGAGAAACTAAGGAATGAGATTGACCATTTGAAACGTCGCAGTGGAGCATTCGGAGATGGAAGTTCAAGTCATCCTCG GTCTCATTTGGGCAGTGCAAGTGACCTTCGCTTCTCTGTGGTGGAGGGCCAAGATGGCCATTACAGCACAACCGTCATCAGACGAGCACAAAAGGGCAGACTTTCAGCACTACGAGACGATCCGAACAAG GACTACTCTTCGCTGCGAGGGAGCGTCAGCCACCTCCTCGGCAGTGACATTGAGGGCGAGTCCGACCTGGATGACGACGTCAGCTCGGCCATGCTTTCCCCGAGCGGTCAATCGGACGCACAGACTCTGGCGCTGATGCTGCAGGAGCAGCTTGACGCTATCAATGAAGAGATCAG GATGATCCAGGTGGAAAGAGAGTCAGCTGACCTGCGCTCGGATGAGATTGAGTCACGCATGAACAGCGGTAGCATGGATGGACTCAACGTGACGCTTCGACCACGGGCGCTACCCACGTCAGCCACGGCCCAGTCCTTGGCGTCGTCCTCCTCGCCGCCGAACAGCGGCCACTCCACGCCTAAACACCATTCTCGCAACACTAGTCACCAACTAGGCATTATGACTCTG CCGAGTGACTTGAGAAAGCACCGGAGGAAAGTTGCA TCTCCAGTGGAGGTGGACAAGGCGACAATCAAGTGTGAGACATCGCCTCCTTCCTCGCCTCGCAGCTTACGTTTGGAAACCAATTTTGCCCAGTTCACGGGCAGTCTGGAGGATGGACGAGG GAagcagaagaaaggtataaagtCATCTATTGGACGGTTGTTTGGTAAAAAGGAGAAGGGGGGGCGAATGGAGCCGACCAGGGAGTTTGCCAGGGAAGGACCACAGTTGGCAGTTTTAACAG ACTCTGACATGGCTGTTGGAGATACTATGACTCTGGGAAAGCTGGGCACACAAGCAGAGAGGGATCGCAGGATGAAGAAAAA GCATGAGCTCTTGGAAGATGCCAGGAAAAGAGGCTTACCATTTGCCCAGTGGGACGGTCCAACAGTTGTCTCCTGGCTAGAG CTGTGGGTGGGCATGCCGGCTTGGTATGTGGCGGCGTGTCGTGCTAACGTGAAGAGTGGCGCCATCATGTCGGCTCTGTCCGatacagagatccagagggagATTGGCATCAGTAATCCACTGCATCGACTTAAATTGCGCTTGGCCATCCAGGAGATGGTCTCGCTCACCAGCCCATCTGCACCTCTCACCTCCAGAACG TCCTCCGGAAATGTGTGGGTGACTCATGAAGAGATGGAGAACCTGGCTTCATCCAGCAAAGCG ACTTTGGCATATGGAGACATGAATCACGAATGGATTGGGAACGAGTGGTTGCCAAGCCTGGGCCTGCCTCAGTACCGCTCCTATTTCATGGAGTGCCTGGTGGATGCGCGCATGCTGGACCACCTGACCAAAAAGGACCTGAGGAGCCACCTCAAGATGGTGGACAGTTTCCACAG GGCAAGTTTGCAGTATGGGATCATGTGCTTGAAGAGACTCAATTACGACAGGAAAGAATTAGAGCGCCGGAGAGAGAACAGTCAACATGACATGAAAg ATGTGTTGGTGTGGACCAATGAACAAGTGATCCACTGGGTCCAGTCCATCGGTTTGAGGGAGTACAGCGGCAACCTTTTGGAGAGCGGCATTCACGGGGCGCTCGTCTCCCTGGATGAGACATTTGACTACAGCAGCGTGGCCCTCATCCTGCAGATTCCCATGCAGAACACACAG gccagGCAGGTTCTGGACAGGGAGTTCAACAACCTGTTAGCCTTGGGGACAGACCGACGACTCGAGG AGGGCGGAGACGACAAGACTTTTCGCCGTTCTCCATCGTGGCGAAAAAGGTTCCGTGCCCGGGAGGGAGGGGCTGGCTTGGGGATGATGGCGGGTTCCATGGAAACGCTGCCCGCCGGTTTCCGCATGCCCTCCATGTCCATGCCCCCCTCTATGAATCTCATGCCCAGGAAGCAGATCCAGCCGGAAG CTCCGCCCCCGGCATCTCCGAGGCTTGACCCGTCTACGGTCCGGACCTACTCGTGCTAA
- the ppfia4 gene encoding liprin-alpha-4 isoform X1 produces the protein MMCEVMPTINEGDSAGPPRGAGNVPNGSEQEANFEQLMVNMLDERDKLLESLRETQETLIQSQTKLQGALHERDVLQRQINAALPQEFATLTKELNICREQLLEKEEEISELKAERNNTRLLLEHLECLVSRHERSLRMTVVKRQAPPPSGVSSEVEVLKALKSLFEHHKALDEKVRERLRVALERVSTLEGQLSTTTQELSIVRQRKDGDSVERTEGSKPSWKRLPNGSIDVHDDGSRASELQELLDRTSKELAQSREHSSSLNGRVAELEAELASARRELSRSEEMSIKQQREQREREDMEERITTLEKRYLAAQRETTHIHDLNDKLENELATKDSLHRQSEEKVRQLQEMLEMAEQRLAQTMRKAETLPEVEAELAQRVAALSKAEERHGNVEERLRQLESQLEEKNQELGRARQREKMNEEHNKRLSDTVDRLLTESNERLQLHLKERMAALEDKNSLIQDLENCQKQLEEFHHTRERLIGEIEKLRNEIDHLKRRSGAFGDGSSSHPRSHLGSASDLRFSVVEGQDGHYSTTVIRRAQKGRLSALRDDPNKVCGMFEQDYSSLRGSVSHLLGSDIEGESDLDDDVSSAMLSPSGQSDAQTLALMLQEQLDAINEEIRMIQVERESADLRSDEIESRMNSGSMDGLNVTLRPRALPTSATAQSLASSSSPPNSGHSTPKHHSRNTSHQLGIMTLPSDLRKHRRKVASPVEVDKATIKCETSPPSSPRSLRLETNFAQFTGSLEDGRGKQKKGIKSSIGRLFGKKEKGGRMEPTREFAREGPQLAVLTDSDMAVGDTMTLGKLGTQAERDRRMKKKHELLEDARKRGLPFAQWDGPTVVSWLELWVGMPAWYVAACRANVKSGAIMSALSDTEIQREIGISNPLHRLKLRLAIQEMVSLTSPSAPLTSRTSSGNVWVTHEEMENLASSSKAANEEGSWAQTLAYGDMNHEWIGNEWLPSLGLPQYRSYFMECLVDARMLDHLTKKDLRSHLKMVDSFHRASLQYGIMCLKRLNYDRKELERRRENSQHDMKDVLVWTNEQVIHWVQSIGLREYSGNLLESGIHGALVSLDETFDYSSVALILQIPMQNTQARQVLDREFNNLLALGTDRRLEEGGDDKTFRRSPSWRKRFRAREGGAGLGMMAGSMETLPAGFRMPSMSMPPSMNLMPRKQIQPEAPPPASPRLDPSTVRTYSC, from the exons GAGTTCGCCACCCTTACCAAGGAACTCAACATATGTCGAGAGCAGCTgctggagaaagaggaggaaatATCGGAGCTGAAAGCTGAAAGGAACAACACCAGA CTGCTTCTGGAGCACCTGGAGTGTTTGGTGTCTCGTCACGAACGCAGTCTTAGGATGACGGTTGTTAAAAGACAGGCCCCCCCACCATCTGGAGTCTCCAGTGAAGTTGAGGTCCTCAAAGCCCTCAAGTCGTTGTTTGAACATCACAAGGCCCTGGATGAAAAG GTACGTGAGAGGCTTCGGGTGGCCCTGGAGAGGGTATCCACCTTGGAAGGACAGTTGTCAACTACCACACAAGAG ctGAGCATAGTGAGACAAAGGAAGGATGGTGACTCAGTGGAGCGGACAGAGGGATCCAAACCTTCATGGAAG AGACTACCCAATGGCTCCATAGATGTCCATGATGATGGCAGCCGAGCGTCTGAGCTTCAAGAACTGCTAGATCGGACCAGTAAGGAACTGGCCCAGAGTCGCGAGCACTCCTCCTCCCTCAATGGGCGTGTGGCCGAGCTGGAGGCCGAACTCGCCAGCGCACGGCGAGAGCTGAGTCGCAGCGAGGAGATGTCAATCAAACAGCAGAGGGAGCAGAGAGAG AGAGAAGACATGGAGGAAAGAATAACAACGTTGGAAAAACGTTACCTTGCCGCACAGCGCGAAACCACACACATCCACGACCTTAATGACAAGCTGGAGAACGAACTGGCCACTAAGGACTCCCTGCACAGACAG AGTGAAGAGAAGGTGCGCCAGCTGCAGGAAATGCTGGAGATGGCAGAGCAGAGGTTGGCTCAAACCATGAGGAAGGCCGAGACTCTGCCCGAGGTAGAGGCTGAACTGGCACAGCGAGTGGCAGCACTGTCCAAG GCTGAGGAGCGCCATGGCAACGTGGAGGAGCGCCTTAGACAGCTGGAGTCTCAACTCGAGGAGAAGAACCAAGAACTAGGAAGG GCTCGTCAGCGGGAGAAGATGAATGAAGAACACAACAAACGTTTATCTGACACGGTGGACCGTCTCCTCACCGAGTCCAATGAACGGCTGCAGCTCCATTTGAAAGAACGCATGGCTGCACTGGAGGACAAG AACTCTCTTATTCAAGATCTGGAGAACTGCCAGAAACAGCTGGAAGAGTTTCACCATACACGG GAACGTCTGATTGGCGAGATTGAGAAACTAAGGAATGAGATTGACCATTTGAAACGTCGCAGTGGAGCATTCGGAGATGGAAGTTCAAGTCATCCTCG GTCTCATTTGGGCAGTGCAAGTGACCTTCGCTTCTCTGTGGTGGAGGGCCAAGATGGCCATTACAGCACAACCGTCATCAGACGAGCACAAAAGGGCAGACTTTCAGCACTACGAGACGATCCGAACAAG GTTTGCGGCATGTTTGAACAGGACTACTCTTCGCTGCGAGGGAGCGTCAGCCACCTCCTCGGCAGTGACATTGAGGGCGAGTCCGACCTGGATGACGACGTCAGCTCGGCCATGCTTTCCCCGAGCGGTCAATCGGACGCACAGACTCTGGCGCTGATGCTGCAGGAGCAGCTTGACGCTATCAATGAAGAGATCAG GATGATCCAGGTGGAAAGAGAGTCAGCTGACCTGCGCTCGGATGAGATTGAGTCACGCATGAACAGCGGTAGCATGGATGGACTCAACGTGACGCTTCGACCACGGGCGCTACCCACGTCAGCCACGGCCCAGTCCTTGGCGTCGTCCTCCTCGCCGCCGAACAGCGGCCACTCCACGCCTAAACACCATTCTCGCAACACTAGTCACCAACTAGGCATTATGACTCTG CCGAGTGACTTGAGAAAGCACCGGAGGAAAGTTGCA TCTCCAGTGGAGGTGGACAAGGCGACAATCAAGTGTGAGACATCGCCTCCTTCCTCGCCTCGCAGCTTACGTTTGGAAACCAATTTTGCCCAGTTCACGGGCAGTCTGGAGGATGGACGAGG GAagcagaagaaaggtataaagtCATCTATTGGACGGTTGTTTGGTAAAAAGGAGAAGGGGGGGCGAATGGAGCCGACCAGGGAGTTTGCCAGGGAAGGACCACAGTTGGCAGTTTTAACAG ACTCTGACATGGCTGTTGGAGATACTATGACTCTGGGAAAGCTGGGCACACAAGCAGAGAGGGATCGCAGGATGAAGAAAAA GCATGAGCTCTTGGAAGATGCCAGGAAAAGAGGCTTACCATTTGCCCAGTGGGACGGTCCAACAGTTGTCTCCTGGCTAGAG CTGTGGGTGGGCATGCCGGCTTGGTATGTGGCGGCGTGTCGTGCTAACGTGAAGAGTGGCGCCATCATGTCGGCTCTGTCCGatacagagatccagagggagATTGGCATCAGTAATCCACTGCATCGACTTAAATTGCGCTTGGCCATCCAGGAGATGGTCTCGCTCACCAGCCCATCTGCACCTCTCACCTCCAGAACG TCCTCCGGAAATGTGTGGGTGACTCATGAAGAGATGGAGAACCTGGCTTCATCCAGCAAAGCG GCGAATGAGGAGGGCAGCTGGGCGCAG ACTTTGGCATATGGAGACATGAATCACGAATGGATTGGGAACGAGTGGTTGCCAAGCCTGGGCCTGCCTCAGTACCGCTCCTATTTCATGGAGTGCCTGGTGGATGCGCGCATGCTGGACCACCTGACCAAAAAGGACCTGAGGAGCCACCTCAAGATGGTGGACAGTTTCCACAG GGCAAGTTTGCAGTATGGGATCATGTGCTTGAAGAGACTCAATTACGACAGGAAAGAATTAGAGCGCCGGAGAGAGAACAGTCAACATGACATGAAAg ATGTGTTGGTGTGGACCAATGAACAAGTGATCCACTGGGTCCAGTCCATCGGTTTGAGGGAGTACAGCGGCAACCTTTTGGAGAGCGGCATTCACGGGGCGCTCGTCTCCCTGGATGAGACATTTGACTACAGCAGCGTGGCCCTCATCCTGCAGATTCCCATGCAGAACACACAG gccagGCAGGTTCTGGACAGGGAGTTCAACAACCTGTTAGCCTTGGGGACAGACCGACGACTCGAGG AGGGCGGAGACGACAAGACTTTTCGCCGTTCTCCATCGTGGCGAAAAAGGTTCCGTGCCCGGGAGGGAGGGGCTGGCTTGGGGATGATGGCGGGTTCCATGGAAACGCTGCCCGCCGGTTTCCGCATGCCCTCCATGTCCATGCCCCCCTCTATGAATCTCATGCCCAGGAAGCAGATCCAGCCGGAAG CTCCGCCCCCGGCATCTCCGAGGCTTGACCCGTCTACGGTCCGGACCTACTCGTGCTAA
- the ppfia4 gene encoding liprin-alpha-4 isoform X3 translates to MMCEVMPTINEGDSAGPPRGAGNVPNGSEQEANFEQLMVNMLDERDKLLESLRETQETLIQSQTKLQGALHERDVLQRQINAALPQEFATLTKELNICREQLLEKEEEISELKAERNNTRLLLEHLECLVSRHERSLRMTVVKRQAPPPSGVSSEVEVLKALKSLFEHHKALDEKVRERLRVALERVSTLEGQLSTTTQELSIVRQRKDGDSVERTEGSKPSWKRLPNGSIDVHDDGSRASELQELLDRTSKELAQSREHSSSLNGRVAELEAELASARRELSRSEEMSIKQQREQREREDMEERITTLEKRYLAAQRETTHIHDLNDKLENELATKDSLHRQSEEKVRQLQEMLEMAEQRLAQTMRKAETLPEVEAELAQRVAALSKAEERHGNVEERLRQLESQLEEKNQELGRARQREKMNEEHNKRLSDTVDRLLTESNERLQLHLKERMAALEDKNSLIQDLENCQKQLEEFHHTRERLIGEIEKLRNEIDHLKRRSGAFGDGSSSHPRSHLGSASDLRFSVVEGQDGHYSTTVIRRAQKGRLSALRDDPNKVCGMFEQDYSSLRGSVSHLLGSDIEGESDLDDDVSSAMLSPSGQSDAQTLALMLQEQLDAINEEIRMIQVERESADLRSDEIESRMNSGSMDGLNVTLRPRALPTSATAQSLASSSSPPNSGHSTPKHHSRNTSHQLGIMTLPSDLRKHRRKVASPVEVDKATIKCETSPPSSPRSLRLETNFAQFTGSLEDGRGKQKKGIKSSIGRLFGKKEKGGRMEPTREFAREGPQLAVLTDSDMAVGDTMTLGKLGTQAERDRRMKKKHELLEDARKRGLPFAQWDGPTVVSWLELWVGMPAWYVAACRANVKSGAIMSALSDTEIQREIGISNPLHRLKLRLAIQEMVSLTSPSAPLTSRTSSGNVWVTHEEMENLASSSKATLAYGDMNHEWIGNEWLPSLGLPQYRSYFMECLVDARMLDHLTKKDLRSHLKMVDSFHRASLQYGIMCLKRLNYDRKELERRRENSQHDMKDVLVWTNEQVIHWVQSIGLREYSGNLLESGIHGALVSLDETFDYSSVALILQIPMQNTQARQVLDREFNNLLALGTDRRLEEGGDDKTFRRSPSWRKRFRAREGGAGLGMMAGSMETLPAGFRMPSMSMPPSMNLMPRKQIQPEAPPPASPRLDPSTVRTYSC, encoded by the exons GAGTTCGCCACCCTTACCAAGGAACTCAACATATGTCGAGAGCAGCTgctggagaaagaggaggaaatATCGGAGCTGAAAGCTGAAAGGAACAACACCAGA CTGCTTCTGGAGCACCTGGAGTGTTTGGTGTCTCGTCACGAACGCAGTCTTAGGATGACGGTTGTTAAAAGACAGGCCCCCCCACCATCTGGAGTCTCCAGTGAAGTTGAGGTCCTCAAAGCCCTCAAGTCGTTGTTTGAACATCACAAGGCCCTGGATGAAAAG GTACGTGAGAGGCTTCGGGTGGCCCTGGAGAGGGTATCCACCTTGGAAGGACAGTTGTCAACTACCACACAAGAG ctGAGCATAGTGAGACAAAGGAAGGATGGTGACTCAGTGGAGCGGACAGAGGGATCCAAACCTTCATGGAAG AGACTACCCAATGGCTCCATAGATGTCCATGATGATGGCAGCCGAGCGTCTGAGCTTCAAGAACTGCTAGATCGGACCAGTAAGGAACTGGCCCAGAGTCGCGAGCACTCCTCCTCCCTCAATGGGCGTGTGGCCGAGCTGGAGGCCGAACTCGCCAGCGCACGGCGAGAGCTGAGTCGCAGCGAGGAGATGTCAATCAAACAGCAGAGGGAGCAGAGAGAG AGAGAAGACATGGAGGAAAGAATAACAACGTTGGAAAAACGTTACCTTGCCGCACAGCGCGAAACCACACACATCCACGACCTTAATGACAAGCTGGAGAACGAACTGGCCACTAAGGACTCCCTGCACAGACAG AGTGAAGAGAAGGTGCGCCAGCTGCAGGAAATGCTGGAGATGGCAGAGCAGAGGTTGGCTCAAACCATGAGGAAGGCCGAGACTCTGCCCGAGGTAGAGGCTGAACTGGCACAGCGAGTGGCAGCACTGTCCAAG GCTGAGGAGCGCCATGGCAACGTGGAGGAGCGCCTTAGACAGCTGGAGTCTCAACTCGAGGAGAAGAACCAAGAACTAGGAAGG GCTCGTCAGCGGGAGAAGATGAATGAAGAACACAACAAACGTTTATCTGACACGGTGGACCGTCTCCTCACCGAGTCCAATGAACGGCTGCAGCTCCATTTGAAAGAACGCATGGCTGCACTGGAGGACAAG AACTCTCTTATTCAAGATCTGGAGAACTGCCAGAAACAGCTGGAAGAGTTTCACCATACACGG GAACGTCTGATTGGCGAGATTGAGAAACTAAGGAATGAGATTGACCATTTGAAACGTCGCAGTGGAGCATTCGGAGATGGAAGTTCAAGTCATCCTCG GTCTCATTTGGGCAGTGCAAGTGACCTTCGCTTCTCTGTGGTGGAGGGCCAAGATGGCCATTACAGCACAACCGTCATCAGACGAGCACAAAAGGGCAGACTTTCAGCACTACGAGACGATCCGAACAAG GTTTGCGGCATGTTTGAACAGGACTACTCTTCGCTGCGAGGGAGCGTCAGCCACCTCCTCGGCAGTGACATTGAGGGCGAGTCCGACCTGGATGACGACGTCAGCTCGGCCATGCTTTCCCCGAGCGGTCAATCGGACGCACAGACTCTGGCGCTGATGCTGCAGGAGCAGCTTGACGCTATCAATGAAGAGATCAG GATGATCCAGGTGGAAAGAGAGTCAGCTGACCTGCGCTCGGATGAGATTGAGTCACGCATGAACAGCGGTAGCATGGATGGACTCAACGTGACGCTTCGACCACGGGCGCTACCCACGTCAGCCACGGCCCAGTCCTTGGCGTCGTCCTCCTCGCCGCCGAACAGCGGCCACTCCACGCCTAAACACCATTCTCGCAACACTAGTCACCAACTAGGCATTATGACTCTG CCGAGTGACTTGAGAAAGCACCGGAGGAAAGTTGCA TCTCCAGTGGAGGTGGACAAGGCGACAATCAAGTGTGAGACATCGCCTCCTTCCTCGCCTCGCAGCTTACGTTTGGAAACCAATTTTGCCCAGTTCACGGGCAGTCTGGAGGATGGACGAGG GAagcagaagaaaggtataaagtCATCTATTGGACGGTTGTTTGGTAAAAAGGAGAAGGGGGGGCGAATGGAGCCGACCAGGGAGTTTGCCAGGGAAGGACCACAGTTGGCAGTTTTAACAG ACTCTGACATGGCTGTTGGAGATACTATGACTCTGGGAAAGCTGGGCACACAAGCAGAGAGGGATCGCAGGATGAAGAAAAA GCATGAGCTCTTGGAAGATGCCAGGAAAAGAGGCTTACCATTTGCCCAGTGGGACGGTCCAACAGTTGTCTCCTGGCTAGAG CTGTGGGTGGGCATGCCGGCTTGGTATGTGGCGGCGTGTCGTGCTAACGTGAAGAGTGGCGCCATCATGTCGGCTCTGTCCGatacagagatccagagggagATTGGCATCAGTAATCCACTGCATCGACTTAAATTGCGCTTGGCCATCCAGGAGATGGTCTCGCTCACCAGCCCATCTGCACCTCTCACCTCCAGAACG TCCTCCGGAAATGTGTGGGTGACTCATGAAGAGATGGAGAACCTGGCTTCATCCAGCAAAGCG ACTTTGGCATATGGAGACATGAATCACGAATGGATTGGGAACGAGTGGTTGCCAAGCCTGGGCCTGCCTCAGTACCGCTCCTATTTCATGGAGTGCCTGGTGGATGCGCGCATGCTGGACCACCTGACCAAAAAGGACCTGAGGAGCCACCTCAAGATGGTGGACAGTTTCCACAG GGCAAGTTTGCAGTATGGGATCATGTGCTTGAAGAGACTCAATTACGACAGGAAAGAATTAGAGCGCCGGAGAGAGAACAGTCAACATGACATGAAAg ATGTGTTGGTGTGGACCAATGAACAAGTGATCCACTGGGTCCAGTCCATCGGTTTGAGGGAGTACAGCGGCAACCTTTTGGAGAGCGGCATTCACGGGGCGCTCGTCTCCCTGGATGAGACATTTGACTACAGCAGCGTGGCCCTCATCCTGCAGATTCCCATGCAGAACACACAG gccagGCAGGTTCTGGACAGGGAGTTCAACAACCTGTTAGCCTTGGGGACAGACCGACGACTCGAGG AGGGCGGAGACGACAAGACTTTTCGCCGTTCTCCATCGTGGCGAAAAAGGTTCCGTGCCCGGGAGGGAGGGGCTGGCTTGGGGATGATGGCGGGTTCCATGGAAACGCTGCCCGCCGGTTTCCGCATGCCCTCCATGTCCATGCCCCCCTCTATGAATCTCATGCCCAGGAAGCAGATCCAGCCGGAAG CTCCGCCCCCGGCATCTCCGAGGCTTGACCCGTCTACGGTCCGGACCTACTCGTGCTAA